From the genome of Procambarus clarkii isolate CNS0578487 chromosome 83, FALCON_Pclarkii_2.0, whole genome shotgun sequence, one region includes:
- the LOC138358348 gene encoding adhesive plaque matrix protein-like, whose amino-acid sequence MMSKRQKYPNMMSERRKYPNMMSERQKYPNMMSERQKYPNMMSERQKYPNMMSKRQKYPNMMSKRQKYPNMMSERQKYPNMMSERQKYPNMMSERQKYPNMMSERQKYPNMMSKRQKYPNMMSERRKYPNMMSERQKYPNMMSERQKYPNMMSERQKYPNMMSKRQKYPNMMSKRQKYPNMMSERQKYPNMMSERRKYPNMMSERRKYPNMMSERQKYPNMMSKRQKYPNMMSERRKYPNMMSERRKYPNMMSERQKYPNMMS is encoded by the coding sequence ATGATGAGTAAGAGACAGAAGTACCCAAACATGATGAGTGAGAGACGGAAGTACCCAAACATGATGAGTGAGAGACAGAAGTACCCAAACATGATGAGTGAGAGACAGAAGTACCCAAACATGATGAGTGAGAGACAGAAGTACCCAAACATGATGAGTAAGAGACAGAAGTACCCAAACATGATGAGTAAGAGACAGAAGTACCCAAACATGATGAGTGAGAGACAGAAGTACCCAAACATGATGAGTGAGAGACAGAAGTACCCAAACATGATGAGTGAGAGACAGAAGTACCCAAACATGATGAGTGAGAGACAGAAGTACCCAAACATGATGAGTAAGAGACAGAAGTACCCAAACATGATGAGTGAGAGACGGAAGTACCCAAACATGATGAGTGAGAGACAGAAGTACCCAAACATGATGAGTGAGAGACAGAAGTACCCAAACATGATGAGTGAGAGACAGAAGTACCCAAACATGATGAGTAAGAGACAGAAGTACCCAAACATGATGAGTAAGAGACAGAAGTACCCAAACATGATGAGTGAGAGACAGAAGTACCCAAACATGATGAGTGAGAGACGGAAGTACCCAAACATGATGAGTGAGAGACGGAAGTACCCAAACATGATGAGTGAGAGACAGAAGTACCCAAACATGATGAGTAAGAGACAGAAGTACCCAAACATGATGAGTGAGAGACGGAAGTACCCAAACATGATGAGTGAGAGACGGAAGTACCCAAACATGATGAGTGAGAGACAGAAGTACCCAAACATGATGAGTTAG